The following coding sequences are from one Lolium rigidum isolate FL_2022 chromosome 6, APGP_CSIRO_Lrig_0.1, whole genome shotgun sequence window:
- the LOC124667940 gene encoding uncharacterized protein LOC124667940 produces MAAPPAPQEGDDGSNNGVEVCLFDESPEDFSTAVRAISELAAGEPEPSFPDAEVGRLASSITFLREWRFFSYEPKGVSFTHGTRSTSSRDDTHEITLPQFSSASVPQAQVTHLEDGRNNNTDSSDFILFAGGNVWSLDWCPRLCDKPCSSVNCEYLAVAAHPPGSSYHKIGMPLIGRGIIQVWCLVAPFEEAHTNQSMAAYAKSNRRGRPRKIPEVGNSLDSSVPRKPIGRPRKIKLTTTDDHAEPSLKKPRGRPRKYPLSVAKVLDSTDNSASQDHSFIDPLVPSGVIPGDCAIPTVKPAESTPKKGRGRPRKIPKCSPAIESKDMSRALVCIKPKKKKGRPRKYPPAISSKHVLGTIPEFRSETACLAVSTCNSGHNGAEQNSVTTPKPSDNVASVDNCKKQIIFYTRRRVRQPTKKCDSSETSSLAFSGDIQKMERSSTSIIPNNHLSAVEKPMLLGSSISKDMTNAAGLAGCKSAVVNCEVMEMNESVAPNQIVPVPFENSAHIIDELEGTEVAPFKESSKDSNIITCAENLRFSAIPKGIHLPRVVLCLAHNGKVAWDIKWKRPSPDQSEQKSCLGFLAILLGNGSLEVWEVPSPSMIQKIYSSSSMDGTDPRFLKLRPVFRCAKVKCGNRQSIPLTVDWSPSPHDMILAGCHDGTVALWKFSTDLSSQDSKPFMCVTAESVPIRALSWAPYVSEENTNTFVTAGEDGLRFWDLRDPYRPLWELSTAPRAVVSLHWLKDARGIVISLEDGTLKFLSLSRIANDVPVTGRPFAGTKTQGVSTYQLSKHLIWNVHVSETTGYAAYCGADGTAVRFQLTSRFWEKEPGRNRVPYFLCGSLAEEGTIIKIGGVLQHSPLPNVPLVAKKGPKAQDIQKEKLQTITNSEYVDPELREGQQESKALVLVDPQIQESGGICNGTVDECPEVFPPKSVALHRLRWNMNKGSEKWLCYGGASGIIRCQRI; encoded by the exons atggccgcgccgccggccccgCAGGAAGGCGACGACGGCAGCAATAACGGCGTCGAGGTCTGCCTGTTCGACGAATCGCCGGAGGACTTCTCCACCGCGGTGCGCGCCATCTcggagctcgccgccggcgagcccGAGCCCAGTTTCCCCGACGCCGAAGTAGGGAGGCTCGCCTCCTCCATAACGTTCCTGAG GGAATGGAGATTTTTCTCTTATGAGCCAAAGGGTGTTAGTTTTACTCACGGCACTAGATCAACTTCATCCAGAGATGACACACACGAGATAACCTTACCGCAGTTCTCATCTGCATCTGTTCCTCAGGCTCAG GTCACACACTTGGAAGATGGGAGGAATAATAATACAGACAG CTCTGATTTCATTTTGTTCGCTGGGGGAAATGTTTGGTCATTGGACTGGTGCCCGAGGTTGTGCGACAAGCCCTGTTCTTCTGTAAATTGTGAG TATCTTGCCGTTGCTGCTCATCCTCCTGGTTCTTCTTACCATAAAATTGGTATGCCACTGATTGGCAGAGGTATTATTCAAGTTTGGTGTCTCGTAGCACCCTTTGAAGAGGCACATACTAATCAGTCAATGGCTGCGTACGCTAAGAGCAATCGTAGAGGAAGGCCTAGAAAAATACCAGAAGTGGGCAATTCCCTTGACAGTTCAGTTCCACGAAAACCAATAGGGAGACCAAGAAAGATAAAATTGACAACTACTGATGATCATGCAGAACCAAGTCTGAAAAAACCAAGAGGAAGACCAAGAAAATATCCTCTGTCAGTTGCCAAAGTGTTAGACTCAACGGATAATAGCGCAAGTCAAGATCACAGTTTTATTGACCCTCTTGTCCCTTCAGGAGTTATTCCAGGTGATTGTGCCATACCAACTGTGAAGCCTGCTGAATCAACCCCCAAAAAAGGTAGGGGTCGGCCTAGGAAAATCCCGAAGTGTTCTCCTGCCATTGAATCAAAAGATATGTCTAGAGCTCTAGTATGTataaaaccaaagaaaaaaaaggggaggCCCCGGAAATATCCACCCGCAATCAGCAGCAAACATGTTTTGGGCACCATTCCTGAATTCAGAAGTGAAACTGCGTGCTTAGCTGTTTCAACTTGCAATTCAGGCCACAATGGCGCAGAACAAAACAGCGTGACAACTCCCAAACCAAGTGACAATGTGGCCTCAGTTGATAACTGCAAGAAGCAAATAATTTTCTACACCAGAAGGCGTGTACGGCAACCTACGAAGAAATGTGATTCAAGTGAGACTTCCTCACTGGCTTTTAGTGGTGATATACAGAAGATGGAGAGATCATCCACGTCTATCATACCTAATAATCATTTGTCTGCTGTCGAGAAGCCCATGCTACTGGGGTCATCTATAAGTAAAGATATGACCAATGCGGCTGGTTTGGCTGGATGTAAAAGTGCAGTTGTTAACTGTGAAGTCATGGAGATGAATGAGAGCGTGGCTCCCAATCAAATTGTACCTGTTCCTTTTGAAAATAGTGCCCATATCATTGATGAATTGGAAGGTACAGAAGTAGCTCCATTCAAAGAATCAAGTAAAGATAGTAATATAATTACTTGTGCAGAAAATTTGCGCTTTTCTGCAATCCCAAAAGGCATTCATCTACCAAGGGTCGTCTTGTGTTTAGCTCATAATGGCAAAGTTGCTTGGGACATCAAATGGAAGCGTCCTTCACCAGATCAGTCAGAACAGAAATCATGTTTGGGTTTTCTTGCAATACTGTTAGGAAATGGCTCACTTGAAGT ATGGGAAGTTCCATCTCCAAGCATGATCCAGAAAATATATTCTTCGTCTTCAATGGATGGAACCGACCCTCGCTTTCTAAAGCTGCGGCCTGTATTTAGATGTGCTAAAGTGAAGTGCGGGAACAGACAGAG CATTCCCTTGACAGTTGATTGGTCGCCTTCTCCTCATGATATGATACTGGCAGGATGTCATGACGGAACG GTTGCTTTATGGAAGTTCTCTACAGACTTGTCATCACAAG ATTCAAAACCTTTTATGTGTGTCACTGCTGAATCTGTTCCCATCAGAGCCCTCTCATGGGCACCATATGTAAG TGAGGAAAACACAAATACCTTTGTGACTGCTGGAGAGGATGGGCTAAGATTCTGGGATTTAAG AGATCCATACCGTCCTCTGTGGGAACTAAGTACTGCCCCAAGGGCTGTTGTAAGTCTTCATTGGTTGAAGGATGCAAG AGGTATTGTCATCTCATTGGAAGATGGCACATTGAAGTTTCTCAGTTTATCCAGAATTGCCAATGATGTTCCAGTCACCGGAAGGCCATTCGCTGGGACTAAAACTCAAGGCGTTTCTACTTACCAGTTGTCAAAACATTTGATATGGAATGTCCATGTCTCAGAAACCACTG GTTATGCAGCTTATTGCGGGGCAGATGGTACTGCTGTGCGCTTCCAG CTTACTTCGAGATTCTGGGAGAAGGAACCTGGGAGGAACCGTGTACCTTATTTCCTTTGTGGTTCATTAGCAGAAGAGGGAACCATCATtaaaattggtggtgtgttgcaaCACTCTCCTTTACCAAATGTTCCTCTGGTTGCAAAGAAGGGTCCAAAAGCGCAAGATATACAAAAAGAGAAGCTACAAACTATCACCAACTCAG AATACGTAGATCCAGAACTCAGAGAGGGCCAACAAGAAAGTAAAGCGTTGGTTTTAGTTGATCCTCAAATACAAGAAAGTGGTGGCATATGCAACGGCACAGTTGATGAATGCCCTGAGGTCTTCCCTCCCAAATCTGTAGCGCTGCATCGATTAAGATGGAACATGAATAAAGGTAGTGAGAAATGGTTATGCTACGGAGGTGCCTCAGGCATTATTCGATGCCAGCGGATCTAA
- the LOC124661069 gene encoding WD repeat-containing protein ATCSA-1-like isoform X1, which produces MWLEELRRRERGELRARRFEALARSRRAASLALSNRKEIATPHHGAVNSLQVDLTEGRYLLSGASDGSAAVFDLKNATEYEAGFIAKHRSILLVDRQHEHGHKFVVSAAIWYPVDTGLFVTASFDTYVKVWDTNSTQVVMDFKMPGKVYSAAMSPIATTHMLIATGSADVQVRLCDIASGAFTHTLSGHHDGIMSLEWSTSSEWILMSGGCDGAIRFWDIRRAGCFLVLDQLRSQQGRRPPFLDSAMEKQDQKNLTSSPSSKSNSVHQRTGSRKKHSKALHKSQTLIRGHTQQRVHPGMSSSQNRTTAHYGAVTGLKTTTDGMHLLSSGSDSRLRIWDIDSGCNTLVNFEAMRLHPRKPLQLAVTDDPSLVFVPCMGSIKAYNMWSGTTFQTFRGHYDHVNCCYYNSQDQELYTGSNDRQILVWSPATPALTEMEDDDKRQEGFAADEDNWSD; this is translated from the exons ATGTGGTTGGAGGAGCTGAGAAGAAGGGAACGCGGGGAGCTGCGCGCGCGGCGCTTCGAGGCCCTCGCCCGGTCGCGCCGCGCCGCTTCGCTCGCGCTCTCCAACCGCAAGGAGATCGCCACCCCGCACCACGGCGCCGTCAACTCCCTCCAG GTTGATTTGACAGAGGGGAGGTACCTGCTCTCGGGGGCATCGGATGGGTCGGCCGCTGTCTTCGATCTGAAGAACGCGACGGAATACGAAGCCGGGTTCATTGCCAAGCACAGGAGCATCCTGCTCGTCGACAGGCAGCACGAGCATGGCCACAAGTTCGTCGTCTCAGCGGCCATCTGGTACCCCGTGGACACCGGGCTCTTCGTTACAGCGTCCTTTGATACCTATGTCAAAGTGTGGGACACCAACTCGACCCAA GTAGTCATGGATTTTAAGATGCCTGGAAAGGTCTACAGCGCCGCGATGTCTCCGATCGCGACAACGCATATGCTCATCGCGACAGGAAGTGCGGATGTTCAGGTCCGTTTGTGTGATATTGCTTCTGGAGCCTTTACCCACACGTTGTCCGGTCATCATG ATGGTATCATGTCTTTGGAGTGGTCTACCTCCAGCGAGTGGATCTTGATGAGTGGTGGCTGCGATGGGGCTATACGATTTTGGGACATAAGACGAGCAGGATGCTTCCTTGTCCTCGATCAGTTACGGTCTCAGCAAGGAAGACGGCCTCCTTTTCTTGACAGCGCCATGGAGAAA cAGGATCAGAAGAACTTAACATCTTCACCTTCTTCAAAGAGTAACTCAGTTCATCAGAGGACAGGCAGTCGTAAGAAGCATTCGAAAGCACTACACAAAAGTCAAACTCTGATACGTGGACATACACAACAGAGAGTACATCCTGGTATGTCATCCAGTCAAAATCGTACAACAGCTCACTATGGTGCTGTTACAGGGTTAAAAACAACTACAGATGGGATGCACCTTCTTAGCTCAG GATCCGATTCTCGATTAAGGATATGGGATATTGATTCAGGCTGCAATACTTTGGTCAATTTTGAAGCCATGCGATTGCATCCTAGAAAGCCACTACAATTAGCTGTCACTGATGATCCATCACTTGTATTTGTTCCATGCATGGGTAGCATCAAG GCATACAATATGTGGTCTGGTACGACATTTCAAACATTCCGTGGGCATTATGACCATGTGAATTGCTGCTACTATAACTCACAAGACCAA GAACTCTATACTGGTAGCAATGATAGACAAATTCTTGTGTGGTCTCCTGCAACTCCCGCTTTGACTGAAATG GAGGATGATGACAAGCGGCAAGAGGGCTTTGCAGCTGATGAAGATAACTGGAGTGACTGA
- the LOC124661069 gene encoding WD repeat-containing protein ATCSA-1-like isoform X2, with product MWLEELRRRERGELRARRFEALARSRRAASLALSNRKEIATPHHGAVNSLQVDLTEGRYLLSGASDGSAAVFDLKNATEYEAGFIAKHRSILLVDRQHEHGHKFVVSAAIWYPVDTGLFVTASFDTYVKVWDTNSTQVVMDFKMPGKVYSAAMSPIATTHMLIATGSADVQVRLCDIASGAFTHTLSGHHDGIMSLEWSTSSEWILMSGGCDGAIRFWDIRRAGCFLVLDQLRSQQGRRPPFLDSAMEKDQKNLTSSPSSKSNSVHQRTGSRKKHSKALHKSQTLIRGHTQQRVHPGMSSSQNRTTAHYGAVTGLKTTTDGMHLLSSGSDSRLRIWDIDSGCNTLVNFEAMRLHPRKPLQLAVTDDPSLVFVPCMGSIKAYNMWSGTTFQTFRGHYDHVNCCYYNSQDQELYTGSNDRQILVWSPATPALTEMEDDDKRQEGFAADEDNWSD from the exons ATGTGGTTGGAGGAGCTGAGAAGAAGGGAACGCGGGGAGCTGCGCGCGCGGCGCTTCGAGGCCCTCGCCCGGTCGCGCCGCGCCGCTTCGCTCGCGCTCTCCAACCGCAAGGAGATCGCCACCCCGCACCACGGCGCCGTCAACTCCCTCCAG GTTGATTTGACAGAGGGGAGGTACCTGCTCTCGGGGGCATCGGATGGGTCGGCCGCTGTCTTCGATCTGAAGAACGCGACGGAATACGAAGCCGGGTTCATTGCCAAGCACAGGAGCATCCTGCTCGTCGACAGGCAGCACGAGCATGGCCACAAGTTCGTCGTCTCAGCGGCCATCTGGTACCCCGTGGACACCGGGCTCTTCGTTACAGCGTCCTTTGATACCTATGTCAAAGTGTGGGACACCAACTCGACCCAA GTAGTCATGGATTTTAAGATGCCTGGAAAGGTCTACAGCGCCGCGATGTCTCCGATCGCGACAACGCATATGCTCATCGCGACAGGAAGTGCGGATGTTCAGGTCCGTTTGTGTGATATTGCTTCTGGAGCCTTTACCCACACGTTGTCCGGTCATCATG ATGGTATCATGTCTTTGGAGTGGTCTACCTCCAGCGAGTGGATCTTGATGAGTGGTGGCTGCGATGGGGCTATACGATTTTGGGACATAAGACGAGCAGGATGCTTCCTTGTCCTCGATCAGTTACGGTCTCAGCAAGGAAGACGGCCTCCTTTTCTTGACAGCGCCATGGAGAAA GATCAGAAGAACTTAACATCTTCACCTTCTTCAAAGAGTAACTCAGTTCATCAGAGGACAGGCAGTCGTAAGAAGCATTCGAAAGCACTACACAAAAGTCAAACTCTGATACGTGGACATACACAACAGAGAGTACATCCTGGTATGTCATCCAGTCAAAATCGTACAACAGCTCACTATGGTGCTGTTACAGGGTTAAAAACAACTACAGATGGGATGCACCTTCTTAGCTCAG GATCCGATTCTCGATTAAGGATATGGGATATTGATTCAGGCTGCAATACTTTGGTCAATTTTGAAGCCATGCGATTGCATCCTAGAAAGCCACTACAATTAGCTGTCACTGATGATCCATCACTTGTATTTGTTCCATGCATGGGTAGCATCAAG GCATACAATATGTGGTCTGGTACGACATTTCAAACATTCCGTGGGCATTATGACCATGTGAATTGCTGCTACTATAACTCACAAGACCAA GAACTCTATACTGGTAGCAATGATAGACAAATTCTTGTGTGGTCTCCTGCAACTCCCGCTTTGACTGAAATG GAGGATGATGACAAGCGGCAAGAGGGCTTTGCAGCTGATGAAGATAACTGGAGTGACTGA
- the LOC124660315 gene encoding isoprenyl transferase-like, whose translation MLLSQSPAATHPQLPTSSSSRRTHRSAPPCPRAGAAPAAAESLLPPGLRAESLPRHVAVVMDGNVRWARARGMPSAFGHEAGRRALEDTVRLSRAWGIRALTAFAFSHENWSRPKLEVDFLMGLFERVINDSVAEFLRDGIRLRVIGDCSRLPASLQRAAREAEEATRNNSQLDLTLAISYSGRRDVVQACRSLAEKVRAGLLRPEDIDESLFAGELETSRGSDELLIPCPDLLIRTSGELRLSNFLLWQSAYSELFFTDTLWPDFGEADYLEALCSFQSRDRRFGRRNL comes from the exons ATGCTGCTCTCCCAATCTCCAGCCGCTACCCATCCGCAGctacccacctcctcctcctcccgccgcacGCACCGCTCGGCACCGCCATGCCCGCGCGCCGGCgccgcaccggcggcggcggagtcgctCCTCCCTCCAGGTCTGCGAGCGGAGTCGCTGCCGCGTCACGTGGCGGTAGTGATGGACGGGAACGTGCGGTGGGCGCGCGCGCGGGGGATGCCGTCCGCGTTCGGGCACGAGGCCGGGCGGCGCGCGCTGGAGGACACGGTGCGGCTCTCCCGCGCCTGGGGCATCCGCGCGCTCACCGCCTTCGCCTTCTCCCACGAGAACTGGAGCCGCCCCAAG CTGGAGGTTGATTTCCTGATGGGGTTGTTCGAGCGGGTGATCAACGATAGCGTCGCTGAGTTCTTGAG AGACGGAATTCGCCTACGGGTGATCGGCGACTGCTCGAGGCTGCCGGCGTCGCTGCAGAGGGCCGCGAGAGAGGCCGAGGAGGCGACGAGGAACAACTCCCAGCTCGACCTGACGCTAGCGATCAGCTACAGCGGGCGAAGGGACGTGGTGCAAGCCTGCCGGAGCCTCGCCGAGAAGGTGCGCGCCGGGCTGCTCCGGCCGGAGGACATCGACGAGTCGCTGTTTGCCGGCGAGCTCGAGACGAGCCGCGGCAGCGACGAGCTCCTGATCCCTTGCCCTGACCTGCTCATCCGGACCAGCGGCGAGCTGAGGCTCAGCAACTTCTTGCTCTGGCAGTCGGCATACTCCGAGCTCTTCTTCACCGACACGCTGTGGCCGGACTTCGGGGAGGCTGACTACCTCGAAGCGCTGTGCTCCTTCCAGAGCAGAGACAGGCGGTTTGGCCGACGGAATTTGTAG
- the LOC124660314 gene encoding probable 3-deoxy-D-manno-octulosonic acid transferase, mitochondrial, translated as MRPAHAPATAARGGLALYELYRAASRAAAPAVLLWRRLRGLEHPSRWPERLGRPSAARPRPGSPLVWFHAVSLGEGMAALPVVRHCARLHPGLPILLTTTTLSAFEVIKDLLPDAVIYQFAPLDCPDAIESFIGYWKPSLILLMESELWPNLIMSAAEKGIAVALLNARMSLKSFNRWSVRLGLPLVSLMLSKLSLVIPLSTIQAVRFQLLHTPPYKIHFAGDLKYAVGDVETGEKELSTIKDLQEQFNDRPIWMAASIHKGEEEVILRVHHELIKTHPSLLLILVPRHPRDSKDVSLALKKQKFNFVLRSTKEVVSSNTRVYVVDTLGELRMLYKVTPIAVVGGSFLPSLAGHNFSEAAAAGCAVLTGPHVGHFYHMLVELWQINPLAVKQFTGEIELLEALKEMLGDSKALEACQKAAKDSYSIMSDGVVNRVWNLVSMFAVDSQQKRGIVD; from the exons ATGCGGCCGGCCCAtgcgccggcgacggcggcgcgcggaggCCTGGCGCTGTACGAGCTGTACAGGGCGGCgagccgcgcggcggcgccggcggtgctcctatggcggcggctgcgagggCTGGAGCACCCGTCGCGATGGCCGGAGCGGctgggccggccgtcggctgcgcGGCCTCGCCCAGGCTCGCCGCTCGTGTGGTTCCACGCCGTCTCCCTCGGCGAGGGTATGGCCGCGCTCCCGGTCGTCCGTCACTGCGCCCGCCTCCACCCCGGCCTCCCTATCCTCCTCACCACGACGACTCTCTCAGCCTT CGAAGTGATAAAGGATTTGCTCCCAGATGCTGTCATATACCAG TTTGCACCTCTTGACTGTCCTGACGCGATAGAAAGTTTCATTGGATACTGGAAGCCAAGTTTGATACTTCTCATGGAAAGTGAACTGTGGCCAAACCTCATTATGTCTGCAGCAGAGAAAGGG ATTGCAGTGGCTCTTTTAAATGCCCGTATGTCATTGAAGTCTTTCAACCGTTGGTCAGTACGTCTAGGGTTGCCATTAGTCTCTCTGATGCTCTCTAAGCTGTCACTTGTCATCCCATTG AGTACTATTCAGGCTGTTCGTTTTCAACTACTGCATACACCACCATACAAAATTCATTTCGCTGGCGATTTAAAATATG CTGTTGGTGACGTTGAGACTGGGGAGAAAGAGCTCAGTACAATCAAAGATCTGCAAGAGCAGTTCAATGATAGGCCCATCTGGATGGCAGCTTCCATTCACAAAGGTGAAGAAGAAG tCATCCTCCGTGTTCATCATGAGTTAATCAAGACGCACCCTTCCCTACTTCTAATTCTCGTGCCAAGACATCCTCGGGACAGCAAGGATGTTTCTTTA GCACTGAAGAAACAGAAGTTCAATTTCGTGCTGAGGTCGACAAAGGAAGTGGTGTCTTCAAACACTAGGGTGTACGTGGTTGATACTTTAG GGGAATTAAGAATGCTCTACAAAGTCACTCCAATAGCAGTTGTTGGGGGCTCATTTTTACCTAGCTTAGCTGGCCATAATTTTTCTGAGGCTGCTGCAGCTGGTTGTGCTGTTCTGACTG GTCCCCATGTTGGACATTTCTATCATATGCTGGTTGAATTGTGGCAAATAAACCCTTTAGCTGTCAAGCAG TTTACAGGAGAAATAGAACTTTTGGAAGCACTAAAAGAAATGCTTGGAGATTCCAAGGCTCTGGAAGCATGTCAAAAAGCTGCAAAAGATTCATATTCCATTATGTCAGATGGAGTTGTCAACCGTGTATGGAATTTAGTCTCCATGTTCGCTGTTGACTCCCAGCAGAAACGCGGAATAGTTGATTAA